In Chitinophaga sp. Cy-1792, the genomic window ATCATCTTTGCCGATGAGGGCTTCACTTTCGATACCGATATAATGTGGGGCATAGCGGTTCAGCTCCACGGCCTCACTGATGGTGGTGGCGCAGATCAGCATTTCCATGTCCAGGGCCCTCGCTTTTTCCACGCAGGCATGCAGTTCGCCGGCAGAAAGTTTTTTCTCAGGATGGTTCAGTATCACGCCGGCCACCGAAGGATGCCTGATAGCATGATGTTGGAAAAACGACAGGAAACCGTCTTTTTCATCTGAGAAAGTATCCTGAATGAAAATCCTGAACTTGCAGTCAGGCGGCACATTGACGGCATCAGGCGCCTGTAGTGCCAGGATGATATCGTACTTGCTGAGCAGCAGATCATCCGATTTACTAAGTTCATCCACCAGCTCAAGCGCAGCAGCGCCCACCAGTTTTTTGAAGTTAACAATGATGGTACTCTTGTTTTTTTTCTTTTCCATAACGATTATTTAGCTAAAAGTTCATATCGAAATTCCCCAGCTGTACTTCATCCGGCGGCATCCCTTGTAATCCATCGTTGTCTATGACCGTGTGGATATCAGCGATGAAGCGGCTTATCAGCTGTAGCATTTTTTCCCGGAGCAGCTGTATGGAGGCTGCTTCGTACAAGTCGTTATTATATTCAATGGTAACGTGCAGTCCTGCTGCTGTTTCCTGCATATCGAAATTGAGGTCGAAGCGGCTGGTATGATAAGGCACGGGCAGCGGTGCGATCTGCAATCCGGTATCCTGCAATGGACCAGTGGTATCATTGTTTTGCAGCACCACCATAATCTCAAACAGTGGATTCATATTCATATCCCGCTTCACCTGCAGTTCTTCCACCAGCTTATCGAACGGATAATATTGATGCTCAAATGCGTCCAGCACCGTCTGTTTCACTTTAGACAAAACTTCCGCGAAGCTGTCTTTACCACTGATCCGATCATACAATGCCAGTGTATTTACATAGAAGCCCACCTGATTTTCGAGATCTGCATGCCATCTTCCTGCTACGGGCGTACCTATTACACTTTCTTCCTCCGCGGTATAGCGATAGAGCAGGATTTTTATCAGCGCTACCAGCGTCATGTAGAGCGTGGCATTCTGGGTGCGGCCGGCAGCTATGAGGCCTTGCAATGCTGCTGCGGGTAACAGGAATCGTTCGACA contains:
- a CDS encoding triose-phosphate isomerase — encoded protein: MEKKKNKSTIIVNFKKLVGAAALELVDELSKSDDLLLSKYDIILALQAPDAVNVPPDCKFRIFIQDTFSDEKDGFLSFFQHHAIRHPSVAGVILNHPEKKLSAGELHACVEKARALDMEMLICATTISEAVELNRYAPHYIGIESEALIGKDDSFTNHCPDIVEEARQHIQTDILIGAGIKTPEDLHHVINTGGSGVLVSSLILKSKQPLNTLTDFLN